From Sphingopyxis sp. USTB-05, the proteins below share one genomic window:
- a CDS encoding adenylosuccinate synthase gives MANVTVIGSQWGDEGKGKIVDWLASRADAVVRFQGGHNAGHTLVVGEQVYKLSLLPSGIVTGTLSIIGNGVVLDPWALRDEITKLRGQGVAINPENFAIADNCALILPFHRDLDALRETAAGAGKIGTTGRGIGPAYEDKVGRRAIRVCDLAHLDKLEPQLDRLTAHHDALRAGFGEPPIDRERLIADLTEIADYVLEYAQPVWKRLKKVRKAGARILFEGAQGVLLDVDHGTYPFVTSSNTVSGTAASGSGLGPGAVGFVLGIAKAYTTRVGSGPFPTELEDEIGQRLGERGHEFGTVTGRKRRCGWFDAVLVRQSCAVSGVTGIALTKLDVLDGFDTIRICTGYRLRGKILDYFPAHAADQAEVEPIYEEMDGWHESTAGARSYADLPAQAIKYIQRVQELIETPIALVSTSPEREDTILIRDPFSD, from the coding sequence ATGGCAAATGTTACCGTCATCGGGTCGCAATGGGGCGACGAGGGCAAGGGCAAGATCGTCGACTGGCTCGCCAGCCGCGCCGACGCCGTGGTCCGCTTCCAGGGCGGTCACAATGCCGGCCATACGCTCGTCGTCGGTGAACAGGTCTACAAGCTGTCTTTGCTCCCCTCGGGAATCGTCACCGGTACGTTGTCGATCATCGGCAACGGCGTCGTGCTCGACCCCTGGGCGCTGCGTGACGAGATCACCAAGCTGCGCGGCCAGGGCGTTGCGATCAACCCCGAGAATTTCGCGATCGCCGACAATTGCGCGCTGATCCTTCCCTTCCACCGCGACCTAGATGCGCTGCGCGAAACGGCTGCGGGCGCGGGCAAGATCGGCACCACCGGCCGCGGTATCGGTCCCGCCTATGAAGATAAGGTCGGCCGCCGCGCGATCCGTGTTTGCGACCTTGCGCATCTCGACAAGCTCGAACCGCAGCTCGATCGTCTAACCGCACATCATGATGCGCTGCGTGCCGGCTTCGGCGAGCCGCCGATCGACCGCGAGCGCCTGATCGCCGACCTCACCGAAATTGCCGACTATGTGCTCGAATATGCGCAGCCCGTCTGGAAGCGCCTGAAAAAGGTCCGCAAGGCCGGCGCACGCATCCTGTTCGAAGGCGCGCAGGGCGTGCTGCTCGACGTCGATCACGGCACCTATCCCTTCGTCACCAGCTCGAACACGGTCAGCGGCACCGCCGCCAGCGGCTCGGGCCTCGGCCCCGGTGCTGTCGGCTTCGTGCTCGGCATCGCCAAGGCTTATACGACGCGCGTCGGCAGCGGCCCCTTCCCGACCGAGCTTGAGGACGAGATCGGCCAGCGGCTCGGGGAGCGCGGGCATGAATTCGGCACCGTCACGGGCCGCAAGCGCCGCTGCGGCTGGTTCGACGCGGTACTCGTGCGCCAGAGCTGCGCTGTGTCAGGCGTCACGGGCATCGCGCTTACCAAGCTCGACGTCCTCGACGGCTTCGACACGATCCGCATCTGCACCGGTTACCGGCTACGTGGAAAGATCCTCGACTATTTCCCGGCGCACGCCGCCGACCAGGCCGAAGTCGAGCCGATCTATGAGGAAATGGACGGCTGGCACGAATCGACCGCGGGCGCGCGGAGCTATGCGGACCTGCCCGCTCAGGCGATCAAATATATCCAGCGCGTGCAGGAACTGATCGAGACCCCGATCGCGCTCGTGTCCACGAGCCCCGAGCGCGAGGACACAATCCTGATCCGCGACCCGTTCAGCGATTGA
- a CDS encoding alpha/beta hydrolase yields the protein MTKQSWFGYAALAAFVVASVNVPAPFADARETMRDRLRERLASRMGADEGPKAPESETIAYGRYPLQRLDVWRAKAADTHAPLIVFVHGGGWKRGSKDNATGRFKALHYPEKGYAFASIDYRLVPGATVEQQAADVASAVRALVDRADTLGIDRRRIVLMGHSAGAHLAALVGTDERYLKGAGLSFANIAGVVPIDGAAYDVPAQTRDGPPIMQATYKQAFGTDPVRQKALSPTLQAAAPNAPQFMLLYVQRPDGVRQAKAFGDALTAGGSLVEHGSFPGEGLQGHAEINRRLGDPSYAPTAAVDDWLKRLFAR from the coding sequence ATGACGAAACAAAGCTGGTTTGGATATGCCGCGCTGGCGGCATTTGTGGTCGCGAGCGTCAATGTGCCCGCGCCCTTCGCCGATGCGCGCGAGACGATGCGCGACCGGTTGCGCGAACGGCTCGCCAGCCGGATGGGCGCTGACGAGGGACCGAAGGCGCCGGAGAGCGAGACAATAGCTTATGGCCGCTATCCGCTCCAACGCCTTGATGTCTGGCGGGCGAAGGCGGCGGACACCCACGCACCGCTGATTGTCTTTGTCCATGGCGGCGGCTGGAAACGCGGCAGCAAGGACAATGCGACGGGACGCTTCAAAGCCCTGCATTATCCCGAAAAGGGCTATGCTTTTGCGTCGATCGATTATCGCCTTGTCCCGGGCGCAACGGTCGAACAGCAGGCGGCGGACGTCGCGTCGGCGGTCAGGGCACTGGTGGATCGAGCGGATACACTCGGCATCGACAGGCGGCGGATCGTGCTGATGGGACATAGCGCTGGCGCACATCTTGCCGCCTTGGTCGGCACCGACGAGCGCTATCTGAAAGGCGCCGGACTGTCGTTCGCCAATATCGCCGGTGTCGTCCCGATCGATGGCGCCGCCTATGATGTGCCAGCGCAGACGAGGGACGGGCCACCGATCATGCAGGCAACCTACAAACAGGCATTCGGGACTGATCCGGTCCGACAGAAAGCGTTGTCGCCGACCTTGCAGGCGGCGGCGCCCAATGCGCCGCAATTCATGCTTCTCTATGTTCAGCGTCCCGACGGCGTGCGGCAGGCGAAAGCATTCGGCGATGCACTGACGGCGGGCGGCAGCCTTGTCGAACATGGCAGTTTTCCTGGTGAGGGTCTGCAGGGTCATGCCGAAATCAACCGGCGGCTGGGCGATCCATCCTATGCGCCGACGGCAGCGGTCGACGACTGGCTGAAACGGCTGTTCGCGCGCTGA
- a CDS encoding DOPA 4,5-dioxygenase family protein, with translation MTNLDAPYHAHIYYDPAERSAAVALRDAFSEDRAILFVGAMTDGAAGPHPIAQYEVHFLARSQDAVVAAIEATGLRALVHPLTDDDLADHTTLAQWIGEPVELDVTVLDPPGVNQGIPRFGVSDF, from the coding sequence ATGACGAACCTCGACGCGCCTTATCACGCCCATATCTATTACGACCCTGCGGAGCGGTCCGCCGCGGTCGCGTTACGCGATGCCTTCAGTGAAGACCGCGCGATCCTGTTCGTCGGCGCCATGACCGACGGTGCGGCAGGGCCGCATCCGATCGCGCAATATGAGGTTCATTTCCTTGCCCGGTCGCAGGACGCCGTGGTCGCGGCGATCGAGGCGACGGGGCTACGCGCGCTGGTGCATCCGCTGACCGACGACGATCTTGCCGATCATACGACGCTGGCGCAGTGGATTGGCGAACCCGTCGAACTCGATGTGACAGTGCTCGACCCGCCCGGGGTCAACCAGGGCATCCCGCGTTTCGGTGTTTCGGACTTTTAG
- a CDS encoding ATP phosphoribosyltransferase regulatory subunit, translated as MTKAPALLPEGLRDRLPQQAEAASRVTRALVDAMRAHGYGRVSPPLAEFRETLGGEDDRTTRDLLRFTDPVSQRTLALRPDITRQVGRIATSLLAKAPRPLRLCYAGQVVKLRASQLRPAREMLQVGAELIGSDSVAAAREIVTVAIDALEAAGIGPVTIDFTLPDVVDLLAGGPLPVDADIQQLRDELDAKDAGALTRLGAEAYLPLLRATGPFDQAVADLRAFDTSGVLTARIDALEAIAAPIRDRVTLTLDPTERHGFAYQSWFGFQIFVPGQGDAVGRGGGYSIPVGEQEESAVGFSLYPDPLIDAGLGAENDAERRIFLPLGHDPALAASLRADDWQTVAALSENDDARALGCGFILGPDGPVEA; from the coding sequence ATGACCAAGGCCCCTGCCCTGCTGCCCGAAGGGCTGCGCGATCGCCTTCCGCAACAGGCGGAGGCCGCGTCGCGCGTCACCCGCGCGCTCGTCGATGCGATGCGCGCGCATGGCTATGGCCGCGTCTCCCCGCCACTGGCCGAATTCCGCGAAACACTCGGCGGCGAAGATGATCGCACAACGCGCGACCTGCTCCGTTTCACCGACCCGGTGTCACAGCGCACGCTGGCGTTGCGCCCCGACATCACGCGGCAGGTCGGTCGCATCGCGACCTCGTTGCTCGCCAAGGCCCCACGCCCGCTGCGCCTCTGCTACGCCGGGCAGGTCGTCAAACTGCGCGCAAGCCAGCTCCGGCCCGCGCGCGAGATGCTGCAGGTCGGCGCCGAACTGATCGGCAGCGACAGCGTCGCTGCGGCGCGCGAGATCGTCACCGTCGCGATCGACGCGCTCGAAGCCGCTGGGATCGGCCCGGTCACGATCGACTTCACCCTGCCCGATGTCGTCGACCTGCTCGCGGGTGGCCCGCTGCCGGTCGATGCCGATATCCAGCAGCTGCGCGACGAACTCGATGCCAAGGATGCCGGCGCGCTTACGCGGCTTGGCGCCGAAGCCTATCTGCCTTTGCTCCGCGCAACCGGCCCGTTCGATCAGGCGGTTGCCGATCTACGCGCGTTCGATACGTCCGGCGTGCTCACCGCGCGGATCGATGCGCTCGAAGCCATCGCGGCGCCGATCCGCGACCGCGTCACGCTGACGCTCGATCCGACCGAACGCCACGGCTTTGCCTATCAAAGCTGGTTCGGTTTCCAGATTTTCGTGCCGGGACAGGGCGACGCGGTCGGCCGCGGCGGCGGTTATTCGATCCCGGTCGGTGAACAGGAAGAATCGGCAGTCGGCTTCTCGCTTTATCCCGATCCGCTGATCGACGCGGGCCTCGGCGCCGAAAATGATGCCGAGCGCCGCATTTTTCTGCCGCTCGGCCATGACCCCGCGCTCGCGGCCAGCCTGCGCGCCGACGACTGGCAGACGGTCGCGGCGCTGTCCGAAAACGACGATGCAAGGGCACTCGGCTGCGGGTTCATCCTCGGTCCCGACGGACCGGTCGAAGCCTAA
- the serA gene encoding phosphoglycerate dehydrogenase produces the protein MTAPKVLISDKMDPKAAAIFKERGIDVDVITGKTKEELIAMIGDYDGLAIRSATKVTADVLAAATNLKVVGRAGIGVDNVDIPEASKKGVIVMNTPFGNSITTAEHAIAMMFALARQIPEANAGTQAGKWPKNDFMGVELTSKTLGLIGCGNIGSIVAERALGLRMKVVAFDPFLTPERAIELGVEKADLDTLLAKADFITLHTPLTDQTRNILSKENIAKAKKGVRIINCARGGLIDEAALKDALDSGHVAGAALDVFQTEPPAADHPLFGAPNFICTPHLGASTDEAQVNVAIQVAEQLSDYLLTGGITNALNVPSLSAEEAPKLRPYMSLAEKLGSLVGQLAHDNLTTISVEVEGAAAELNLKPITAAVLTGLMRRYSDSVNMVNAPHLARERGLDVREVRHDRDGDYHTLVRVTVATEQGDRSVAGTLFSNGDPRLVEMFGIKVEADLDGHMLYIVNEDAPGFIGRIGTALGEAGLNIGTFHLGRRAAGGEAVLLLSLDSPMPEPLLWQLCQLPGVKTVKGLKF, from the coding sequence ATGACCGCTCCCAAAGTTCTGATTTCCGACAAGATGGACCCCAAAGCCGCCGCGATCTTCAAGGAACGCGGAATCGACGTCGACGTCATCACCGGCAAGACCAAGGAAGAGCTGATCGCGATGATCGGCGACTATGACGGCCTTGCAATCCGTTCGGCGACGAAAGTCACCGCCGACGTGCTCGCCGCCGCGACCAATTTGAAGGTCGTCGGCCGCGCCGGCATCGGCGTCGACAATGTCGACATTCCCGAGGCGTCGAAGAAGGGCGTCATCGTGATGAACACGCCGTTCGGCAACAGCATCACGACCGCCGAACATGCGATCGCGATGATGTTCGCCCTCGCGCGCCAGATCCCGGAAGCCAACGCCGGAACCCAGGCGGGCAAATGGCCGAAGAATGACTTCATGGGCGTCGAGCTGACTTCGAAGACGCTCGGTCTGATCGGCTGCGGCAATATCGGCAGCATCGTCGCCGAACGCGCCCTCGGCCTCCGCATGAAAGTCGTCGCCTTCGACCCCTTCCTGACGCCCGAACGCGCGATCGAACTCGGCGTCGAAAAGGCCGATCTCGACACGCTGCTCGCCAAGGCCGATTTCATCACGCTGCACACGCCGCTGACCGACCAGACGCGCAATATCCTGTCGAAGGAAAATATCGCCAAGGCGAAAAAGGGCGTCCGGATCATCAACTGCGCGCGCGGCGGGCTGATCGATGAAGCGGCGCTCAAGGACGCACTCGATAGCGGCCATGTCGCGGGCGCCGCACTCGACGTGTTCCAGACCGAGCCCCCGGCCGCCGACCATCCGCTGTTCGGCGCGCCGAACTTCATCTGCACGCCGCACCTGGGCGCGTCGACCGACGAAGCACAGGTAAATGTCGCGATCCAGGTCGCCGAGCAGCTTTCGGATTATCTGCTGACCGGCGGGATCACCAATGCGCTTAACGTGCCCAGCCTGTCGGCCGAAGAAGCGCCGAAGCTGCGGCCCTATATGAGCCTCGCCGAAAAGCTCGGCAGCCTCGTCGGCCAGCTTGCGCACGACAATCTCACGACCATCTCGGTCGAGGTCGAAGGTGCCGCCGCCGAACTGAACCTCAAGCCGATCACCGCCGCCGTGCTCACCGGCCTGATGCGCCGCTATTCGGACAGCGTGAACATGGTCAACGCCCCGCATCTCGCACGCGAGCGCGGGCTTGATGTCCGGGAAGTTCGTCACGACCGCGACGGCGACTACCACACGCTCGTCCGCGTTACGGTGGCCACGGAACAAGGCGATCGCTCGGTCGCCGGCACCTTGTTCAGCAACGGCGACCCGCGCCTGGTCGAGATGTTCGGCATCAAGGTCGAGGCCGATCTCGACGGCCACATGCTCTACATCGTCAACGAGGACGCGCCGGGCTTCATCGGCCGCATCGGCACCGCGCTGGGCGAGGCCGGGCTCAACATCGGCACCTTCCACCTCGGCCGCCGCGCCGCAGGCGGCGAAGCGGTGCTGCTTTTGAGCCTCGACTCGCCGATGCCCGAACCGCTTCTGTGGCAACTTTGCCAACTTCCGGGCGTGAAGACCGTGAAAGGTCTGAAGTTCTGA
- a CDS encoding phosphoserine transaminase — protein sequence MSEVTTPQVRPTRPYFSSGPCAKPPVWSPEKLATESLGRSHRAKIGKTRLALCIDLMREMLQLPDTHRIGIVPGSDTGAFEMAMWTMLGAKPVTTLAWESFGEGWVTDAAKQLKLDPTVIRADYGQLPDLTQVDWSNDVLFTWNGTTSGVRVPNGDWIPDDREGLSFADATSAVFAYDLPWDKIDVATFSWQKVLGGEGGHGVLILGPRAVERLENHTPAWPLPKVFRLVSKGALAEGVFKGETINTPSMLAVEDAIFALEWAKSLGGLDGLKARSDANAAALDKIVSEREWLSHLAADPASRSKTSVCLSVAGADEAFIKKFAGLLEAEGAAYDIAGYRDAPPGLRIWCGATVDTADVEALGPWLDWAYETLSA from the coding sequence ATGAGTGAAGTGACGACGCCACAGGTGCGCCCGACGCGCCCCTATTTTTCTTCCGGACCCTGCGCCAAACCGCCGGTCTGGTCCCCTGAAAAACTAGCAACCGAATCGCTGGGCCGTTCGCATCGCGCGAAGATCGGCAAGACGCGGCTTGCCCTTTGCATCGACCTGATGCGCGAGATGCTGCAGCTTCCCGACACGCACCGCATCGGCATCGTTCCGGGATCGGACACCGGCGCCTTTGAAATGGCGATGTGGACCATGCTCGGCGCCAAGCCCGTCACGACGCTCGCATGGGAGAGCTTCGGCGAGGGCTGGGTCACCGATGCCGCGAAGCAGCTCAAGCTCGATCCGACCGTCATTCGCGCCGATTACGGCCAGCTTCCCGACCTGACGCAGGTCGACTGGTCGAACGACGTCCTCTTCACCTGGAACGGCACCACTTCGGGCGTCCGCGTCCCGAATGGCGACTGGATCCCCGACGACCGCGAAGGCCTGAGCTTCGCCGATGCGACCAGCGCGGTGTTCGCTTACGACCTGCCGTGGGACAAAATCGACGTCGCAACCTTCAGCTGGCAGAAAGTGCTCGGCGGCGAAGGCGGCCACGGCGTGCTGATCCTTGGGCCGCGCGCCGTCGAACGGCTCGAAAACCATACCCCCGCCTGGCCGCTGCCGAAGGTGTTCCGCCTCGTCAGCAAGGGCGCGCTTGCCGAGGGCGTGTTCAAGGGCGAAACGATCAACACCCCGTCGATGCTTGCAGTCGAGGACGCGATCTTCGCGCTCGAATGGGCGAAGTCGCTTGGCGGTCTCGACGGACTGAAGGCGCGCAGCGATGCGAATGCCGCGGCGCTCGACAAGATCGTCTCGGAACGCGAGTGGCTGAGCCACCTCGCCGCCGATCCCGCCAGCCGTTCGAAGACTTCGGTCTGCCTATCGGTCGCGGGCGCCGACGAAGCCTTCATCAAGAAGTTCGCCGGGCTGCTCGAAGCCGAAGGCGCGGCCTATGACATCGCGGGCTATCGCGACGCGCCTCCGGGCCTTCGCATCTGGTGCGGTGCGACCGTCGACACTGCCGATGTCGAAGCGCTCGGCCCGTGGCTCGACTGGGCCTACGAAACCCTCTCCGCCTAA
- a CDS encoding extensin family protein gives MPIPTFLKPRILIAASAALALSACFGSPEVMKNGGGKRPTASKPSRPQVVGTPSFTSAEAQQCAFDLKQAGVRFTPLPNQDHGGGCTSIDSVKLLDIGTPVSGLGAMTCPLAKNFAAWAQYAVKPAARQYFGQEVVKIETFGTYSCRNIYGGRSGRMSQHAFSNAIDVSGFVLADGRRIMLDGGWKGDKPSQDFLRALHKSGCRRFGTVLGPDYNAAHYNHFHFDMSGNGYCR, from the coding sequence ATGCCGATCCCGACTTTCCTAAAGCCCCGGATCCTGATCGCCGCCAGCGCGGCGCTGGCGCTATCTGCCTGTTTCGGCTCTCCCGAGGTAATGAAGAACGGCGGCGGCAAGCGTCCGACCGCAAGCAAGCCGAGCCGGCCGCAGGTCGTCGGCACACCGTCCTTCACCAGCGCCGAAGCGCAGCAGTGCGCGTTCGACCTTAAACAGGCGGGCGTCCGCTTCACGCCCCTGCCGAACCAGGATCATGGCGGCGGCTGTACATCGATCGATTCGGTGAAGCTGCTCGATATCGGTACCCCGGTATCGGGCCTCGGCGCGATGACCTGTCCGCTCGCAAAGAATTTCGCGGCATGGGCGCAATATGCGGTGAAGCCCGCAGCGCGGCAATATTTCGGGCAGGAAGTCGTGAAGATCGAGACTTTCGGTACCTATAGCTGCCGCAACATCTATGGCGGCCGATCGGGCCGGATGTCGCAGCACGCTTTTTCGAATGCGATCGACGTGTCGGGCTTTGTGCTCGCTGACGGCCGCCGCATCATGCTCGATGGCGGGTGGAAGGGCGACAAACCGTCGCAGGATTTTCTCCGCGCGCTGCACAAATCGGGCTGTCGCCGTTTCGGCACCGTGCTTGGCCCCGATTACAACGCGGCGCACTATAATCATTTCCATTTCGACATGAGCGGCAACGGCTACTGCCGCTGA
- a CDS encoding LOG family protein yields MAEDKQPHRSRFHKAKDDAQFAKQATTTPQTAHPAYKLAFQDNDFLLREDLRPVRFQLELLKPELLLDEAGIESTLVIYGSARIPEPSQADALETAATDDAQRNIARHLKAKAKYYDEARALARLASQYPCDDNGCRHFVVCSGGGPSIMEAANRGAEDEGRESIGLNIVLPHEQAPNRFVTPSLSFQFHYFALRKMHFLLRARAVAVFPGGFGTFDEMFELLTLIQTGKIKPIPIVLFGKEFWQRVVNFDALVEEGVVSARDLDLFKFVETADEAWKIIQDFYAKLDHH; encoded by the coding sequence ATGGCAGAAGACAAACAACCCCATCGTTCGCGTTTCCATAAAGCCAAGGACGACGCGCAGTTCGCCAAGCAGGCGACAACCACCCCGCAAACGGCGCACCCCGCCTACAAACTGGCGTTTCAGGACAATGATTTCCTGCTGCGCGAGGATTTGCGTCCCGTTCGTTTCCAGCTCGAGCTGCTCAAGCCCGAATTGCTGCTGGACGAGGCAGGAATCGAATCGACGCTGGTCATCTATGGCTCGGCGCGCATTCCTGAACCCTCGCAGGCGGATGCGCTCGAAACCGCGGCGACCGACGATGCGCAGCGCAACATTGCCCGCCACCTCAAGGCCAAGGCGAAATATTATGACGAGGCGCGCGCGCTGGCGCGGCTCGCGAGCCAATATCCGTGCGACGACAATGGCTGTCGCCACTTCGTCGTCTGTTCGGGCGGCGGGCCGTCGATCATGGAAGCGGCAAACCGCGGCGCCGAAGACGAAGGCCGCGAATCGATCGGGCTCAACATCGTGCTCCCGCACGAGCAGGCGCCCAACCGCTTCGTCACGCCGTCACTAAGCTTCCAGTTCCACTATTTCGCGCTGCGCAAGATGCACTTCCTTCTCCGCGCGCGCGCGGTTGCGGTCTTTCCCGGCGGCTTCGGCACTTTCGACGAGATGTTCGAGCTGCTCACGCTGATCCAGACGGGCAAGATCAAGCCGATCCCGATCGTGCTGTTCGGCAAGGAATTCTGGCAGCGCGTGGTCAATTTTGACGCGCTGGTCGAGGAAGGCGTCGTCAGCGCGCGCGACCTCGACCTGTTCAAATTCGTCGAGACCGCCGACGAGGCGTGGAAGATCATCCAGGATTTCTACGCGAAACTCGATCATCATTGA
- a CDS encoding cytochrome c family protein, whose protein sequence is MRLAPVLLAGALTLAGCGKSETPAEAPAAGESAVEAPAVEPTAAMGEQIFRRCVACHTIDKGGANGIGPNLHGVVGRAVASHPGFSYSGAMKAKGGIWDEAALGAYLEAPMKNVPGTRMAFAGVIDAADRKALILYLEAQSK, encoded by the coding sequence ATGCGGCTCGCGCCCGTCCTGCTGGCGGGCGCGCTGACGCTCGCCGGTTGTGGCAAGAGCGAAACGCCGGCCGAAGCACCGGCAGCGGGTGAGTCCGCTGTCGAAGCGCCGGCGGTCGAACCGACAGCGGCGATGGGCGAACAGATATTCCGCCGCTGCGTCGCGTGCCACACGATCGACAAGGGCGGCGCGAACGGGATCGGCCCTAATCTGCACGGCGTCGTCGGACGCGCGGTCGCATCGCATCCCGGCTTCTCCTATTCGGGCGCGATGAAAGCCAAGGGCGGCATCTGGGATGAAGCGGCGCTCGGCGCCTATCTCGAAGCGCCGATGAAGAATGTTCCGGGCACGCGCATGGCGTTCGCCGGGGTTATCGACGCCGCCGATCGCAAGGCGCTGATCCTCTATCTGGAAGCCCAGTCGAAATAA
- a CDS encoding cytochrome c family protein: MDNRNNTIAGWVLFAGICALGLTIGSSMLFASHNPEKPGFPIEDAEAGAGGGESAVPLANLLAAADPAKGEAVFAKCAACHTIASGGANGIGPNLFGTMGEEIGHGKHGFAFSAALAGMGGSWDFEKMNAWLTSPRKFAPGTKMSFAGLSSPEDRANLIVYLNAQGSNLPLPAAEAAPAAAAEGAAPAEGAAAAPAAEGAAAAPAAAGAPAAATPAPAEAKK; encoded by the coding sequence ATGGACAATCGCAACAATACTATTGCCGGCTGGGTGCTTTTTGCTGGCATTTGCGCGCTGGGCCTGACGATCGGGTCGAGCATGTTGTTTGCCAGCCACAATCCCGAAAAGCCCGGCTTTCCGATCGAAGACGCCGAAGCTGGCGCGGGTGGCGGCGAATCGGCCGTGCCGCTCGCCAACCTGCTCGCCGCCGCCGATCCGGCGAAAGGCGAAGCGGTATTCGCGAAATGCGCCGCATGCCACACGATCGCTTCGGGCGGCGCCAACGGCATCGGTCCGAATCTGTTCGGTACGATGGGCGAAGAAATCGGCCATGGTAAGCATGGTTTCGCCTTCTCGGCCGCGCTCGCCGGCATGGGTGGCAGCTGGGACTTCGAAAAGATGAACGCGTGGCTGACCAGCCCGCGTAAATTCGCTCCCGGCACCAAAATGTCGTTCGCGGGCCTGTCGAGCCCCGAAGATCGCGCGAATCTGATCGTCTATCTGAACGCACAGGGCTCGAACCTGCCGCTGCCCGCAGCCGAAGCAGCGCCCGCCGCCGCGGCAGAAGGCGCGGCTCCGGCCGAAGGCGCCGCCGCTGCACCGGCAGCCGAAGGTGCTGCAGCCGCTCCGGCCGCAGCCGGCGCCCCTGCCGCAGCAACCCCCGCTCCGGCCGAAGCCAAGAAATAA
- a CDS encoding prephenate dehydratase, which yields MGSYSASAQHLVDEMRAAALAEPARGLAFQGAPGANSDLAAREYDANSLPLPCYAFQDAIDAVRDGRVDRAIIPIENSLHGRVADIHFLLPESGLSIVGEHFLPIRYGLMSRDLGPVTRAMSHEQALGQCRHWLRTNNIAPVAHSDTAGAAAWVADSDEVGLAALAPPHAAELYGLTLHGTGMEDADHNTTRFVILAREPLADVAAITGPVMTTFMFEVKNIPAALYKALGGFATNGVNMTKLESYQTGDSFAATQFYCDIVGAPGDERIDRALEELDFQTKSLRLLGTYPQARERR from the coding sequence ATGGGCAGTTATTCGGCTTCGGCACAGCATCTGGTCGACGAAATGCGCGCAGCGGCACTCGCCGAACCCGCGCGCGGGCTGGCGTTCCAAGGCGCGCCGGGCGCGAACAGCGACCTCGCCGCGCGCGAATATGACGCAAACTCGCTGCCGCTGCCCTGCTATGCATTTCAGGACGCGATCGACGCCGTGCGCGATGGCCGCGTCGACCGCGCGATCATTCCGATTGAAAACAGCCTGCACGGCCGCGTCGCCGACATTCACTTCCTGCTACCCGAATCCGGTCTGTCGATCGTCGGCGAGCATTTTCTGCCGATCCGCTATGGCTTGATGAGCCGCGATCTTGGCCCTGTGACGCGCGCGATGAGCCATGAGCAGGCGCTCGGCCAATGCCGTCACTGGCTGCGCACCAACAATATCGCGCCGGTCGCGCACAGCGATACGGCAGGCGCTGCCGCATGGGTCGCCGACAGCGACGAGGTCGGCCTTGCTGCACTCGCGCCGCCGCACGCCGCCGAACTCTATGGGCTGACGCTGCACGGTACCGGGATGGAGGACGCCGATCACAATACGACGCGTTTCGTCATACTAGCGCGCGAACCGCTGGCCGATGTTGCGGCGATCACCGGCCCGGTGATGACGACCTTCATGTTCGAGGTGAAGAATATCCCCGCCGCGCTTTACAAGGCGCTCGGCGGCTTTGCGACCAATGGCGTCAATATGACCAAGCTAGAAAGCTATCAGACCGGTGACAGCTTTGCTGCGACGCAATTTTACTGCGATATCGTCGGCGCGCCGGGCGACGAGCGGATTGACCGCGCGCTCGAGGAGCTCGATTTCCAGACCAAGTCGCTGCGCTTGCTGGGAACCTATCCGCAGGCGCGCGAGCGGCGCTGA
- a CDS encoding CDP-alcohol phosphatidyltransferase family protein: MSKFEPVAKAPVRIQQNILARSERRLLNWLCARLPGWVTPDQLTTLGFAGAVLVAAGYLLSWFDSEWLGLSLAGYIVNWFGDSLDGSLARWRGIERPNYGYFVDHSVDALATLLMISAIGMSPYMRLDVALMAVIGYFLLSIHTFIAAKILGEFRLSYMAGGPTELRLMLMAMTISMPIIGGGDIGGTNFSAFDLFALVVASILVTLFIVQTSATARMLRRRGN, from the coding sequence ATGAGCAAGTTCGAACCCGTCGCAAAAGCGCCGGTCCGCATCCAGCAGAACATCCTCGCGCGCAGCGAGCGCCGTCTTCTCAACTGGTTATGCGCGCGCCTTCCGGGCTGGGTCACCCCCGACCAGCTTACCACGCTCGGCTTCGCCGGAGCGGTGCTCGTCGCGGCGGGTTATCTGCTCAGCTGGTTCGACAGCGAATGGCTCGGGCTTTCGCTGGCCGGCTATATCGTCAACTGGTTCGGCGATTCGCTGGACGGCAGCCTGGCGCGCTGGCGCGGGATCGAGCGGCCGAACTATGGTTATTTTGTCGATCACAGCGTCGATGCGCTTGCGACACTGCTGATGATCAGCGCGATCGGGATGAGCCCCTATATGCGGCTCGACGTCGCGCTGATGGCAGTGATCGGCTATTTTCTGCTATCGATACACACGTTCATTGCCGCGAAGATCCTCGGCGAATTCCGCCTGTCCTATATGGCGGGCGGCCCGACCGAGCTGCGGCTGATGCTGATGGCGATGACGATTTCGATGCCGATCATCGGTGGCGGCGATATCGGCGGCACCAATTTTTCAGCCTTCGACCTGTTCGCCCTCGTGGTCGCGAGCATTCTCGTCACGCTGTTCATCGTCCAGACGTCCGCGACCGCGCGGATGCTGCGGCGCCGCGGAAACTGA